From Anopheles darlingi chromosome 2, idAnoDarlMG_H_01, whole genome shotgun sequence, the proteins below share one genomic window:
- the LOC125949667 gene encoding uncharacterized protein LOC125949667 isoform X2, whose product MHSVGIHSALAIKRQRKRRDNQRKARERRYSIQSSESGDTHSPHGSTRRKFHPQKVHITDNNNLDTKVVTSIGMLHIGVVFVVFGIFLLGAGFFPDNLSNQPQQSWHLLGKGSWWNELICTGLFAVGLGIFLIILNCVISNREEQDLESYVQRQLTRSRSGHRLERDVETGGLTTRHHRKAMQIQKGAAERGLDDLSNSNVLLTPTSSEVVTPTTPSGGYAL is encoded by the exons ATGCATTCCGTCGGCATCCATTCGGCGCTTGCCATCAAGCGGCAACGCAAAAGACGTGACAATCAGCGCAAGGCCCGGGAGCGCCGCTACAGTATACAGAGCTCGGAGAGCGGCGACACCCATTCGCCGCATGGCTCGACCCGCCGGAAATTTCATCCCCAGAAAGTGCACATCACAGATAACAATAATTTAGATACGAAA GTAGTCACTAGCATCGGTATGCTGCACATAGGAGTCGTATTCGTAGTTTTCGGAATCTTTTTACTAGGCGCTGGGTTTTTTCCAGATAATCTATCAAATCAACCGCAACAATCGTGGCACCTACTAG GCAAAGGTTCGTGGTGGAACGAGCTGATATGCACGGGGCTGTTTGCCGTCGGTCTGGGCATCTTTCTAATCATCCTGAACTGTGTGATAAGCAACCGAGAGGAGCAGGATCTCGAGAGCTACGTCCAGCGGCAGCTGACACGCTCCCGGTCCG GCCATCGATTGGAGCGTGACGTCGAAACTGGCGGACTGACcacacgccaccaccgcaaaGCTATGCAAATCCAGAAGGGTGCCGCCGAGCGTGGCCTGGATGATCTGTCCAACTCGAATGTTCTGCTGACGCCCACCAGCAGCGAAGTGGTGACGCCGACGACTCCCTCCGGAG